ACATTTTTGGCAAAGAAAATGTCTGTATCCAACACTTAaccatgtgcacatagtcttaggctttgtgcacatgttcaggaatgtCAGCAGAATTTTCCAGAAGaaaaccagactttttctgcaggaaatcagctcgttttttgcgtgttttttttgcgtttttttctgaagcttcccaatgcaataatatagcggtaaaatcgcaaaaaatccgcaaaattaatgaacgtgctgcgttttttttttttttacagagatgtgcttttttcacggaaaaaaacgcagcacacgcacaaaaattgtggaatgcattaaaatgatgggatgcttattgtaaacttttttagcgttttttccgaGGAAGACggctgaaaaaacgtgaaaaatcctgaacgtgtgcacatagcctaagacagcatttataaataataataatctttatttttatatagcgctaacatattccgcagcgctttacattttgcacacattatcaatctGCGCCAATATGCTGACATGAGCCAAAATAATGCACCCTAAAAGTGGTTTCAATGTTAAAAGGCTTTGCCATTATGTTCTAATCAGCAGTTATTACCTTTGATCTTAACAGGGATCCGACACCTGGCACCTCTGACCCATGCACTGTTTGCATGGGACTTCTACCTAAAGATAGATCATCGATATAAAAGTAGGGGATCATCCCTTTAATGTTTTGGGGGGAACTGAATTTGCAACAATAAAAAcctttaaaaaataacttttaatcaataCTTCTAAAAGTCCAATACCCCCATTAttccttatattatttttattttaaggaATAATTGGGGTATTGGACTCTTAGAAGCATTGATTAAAAGTTTATTTTTGCTGCATATTCGGTTCACAAATTTTATTTGGTTTTTGATGATCCCTTTAATGCAGTTAACAAGATCTACAGGTTTTGCAAAAAAGCTATTTTTACTCAAACATTTAGGTTGTAGCACATCTGTTGGGTTTTCATATTCAGATCTGTGATGAAGTTTTTGAAGCCAAATCCAAGAatgaattgaaaaaaaacaaaagatattTTCTTTGCAGGTTATTTACTGGTGTAGGGTTACATGTAGGCTTTGACTTCAAAAACTGAAACAAAAAATGCAgagcctttaaaggggttgtccagctttTGAATACCAGTCTGATTTGACTGCAGACTTCTTAATCCTTACATCGCGCACTGGAAGGATTCTCCGATGCCGGTAACAAGAGTGAGAGCGCATGACCGCAATTTCACGTTCTTGCATACATGCggacacatgccaactagacgtgtgcTGCCTAGTTCAATGTAAGCGCATTGAGCGAGGCtgaacacgtctagtcggaatgtggccggaagtatgaaaatcgcatacttgCGGGCACATGACCACCACTACCCGACACCGGAAAACCATCACAGCACGCAGTACCCGTGATGTGAAGATTTACAAGTCATCTgtaatagagtgactgcagatttatacCATAcgtccggacaacccctttaaatatacacTTTGTAGAAGCTGCTTCACTTTAGACACACCAAACTAATTTATTGAAGAGGTTTGGCTAAAAATCACAAATTATCCTATCCTAAAGATAGGGGAGAACTTGCTGAATGTTGAGGGTCTGATATCTAGGACGCCCTGTGATCCTGAGGTCCTGGAACCCCAAGAAAGGGGCTGTACAGAGCCCCATCTCGAATGGAACAGAGCCATTTTTGGCAGCCCCTTTGACAATGACTAAAAGGAGGCAGAGTATTGGGAACTTTACTCCATTAAAGgggttaggccggggacacacacaacgtattaaaaaacggtccgtttttgacagacgagaatcgcacaaatgttaccaaaacagtgatccgtgtgcagtgcgagaatgcgattttctcgcatcaaatgatccgtgtgacatccatgtggcatccgtatggcgagattttctcacacacttgcaaaatgagcaaataatggctgagcctttcctgtcacctgcccaatgcctgagaatttctcgcaagtcacactgatggtccgtgttctgtgctattttttctcacccccatagactttcattggcgagtctcggccgagatacgctgacaatcgcagcatgcggcgatttcactcggatcctgaatacggccgagaaaatatcggatgatgggagctgccccattgattaacattggggcgagtgctatgcgatttttttatcgcattgcactcgtccgtattacggtctagtgtgaccccggccttatacagaTCCTCGGTCTTTGGATCAGTGGAGGTTACACAGGCGGAACCTCCTGCAATCAGTAACTTATCACCTATTTGAATAGGAATAAATTTGGATTTTGGAAAAAAAACCCTTAGCACTTTACCTTCTTATAGTAGAATGTATACGTAACAAATCTTTCTACCAACACTCAGAGCATCAAGTTTGGGCGAAACACGTGTCAAATAATGTTTTTACATACATGTGACAGCTAAATTCCTGCAGGGAAAATTTGTACCTTCCACGCGCCACTTCACACGCATCTCACAGACCACCATAGCCCCGATATtctgtactgatgaggggcaatcaCCATAAAACTGTGCTGTCTTTAGGAGGGTATGTTTTACAGCTCTAGGGCTGGACTTGCATTACACTGTAGTTGCCTAGAGGTGGCACTAGAGGGATAGTTTTATTCTTGGAGAACCATTGTGCATTTTCTTTCTGGATACAGTTTAGACAACAGTGAACATAAAGTTAATGCCACATGCAGAGTAGTATCATATAAGGTTAAGCCTCAATTGTGTGTCCCATATGTAATTACAATAGACACACAGATCTTCCCAGAGGACAAAGAATCACTAGCTTGTTTCCTAAAATCACAATATAGCAGTTGTTTTTCTGTCTACATTAGCTTCACATGCATTTAATAGAGAAACATGTTCCTGCACGTTCCACAGTCTGGAAACCATCATCTAATCAGGGATTTTTACCTGTACTTTGCTCTAATGTGCTTAATTTTTGCTTGGGCAGAGTAAGTGAAGATTGAGTTTCTATTATTTTAGGCTTCAAACCTAATTATAGGTTTCATGTTTATGAGTTTAGAGATAATTACAGTCACTCCAAAGAAAACACGTCACCACACACTATACAATAGATATATGTCCGAACACACACAGCGCATAGAAAAAATACAAACTATACAAAGCAGCAtgtgatatatacacacagacaccaCAGTAATGTAGACCAAAACtagaaaacacaaaaacaaaacaaaagcaagTTTCATGCTGAACATACAATTGCCCTTCCATCAAAACCATACAAAAAAATTAACCAAACTATCATTTACACCATACTTTATTGTACATAAGAACACTAAAGTACTGGATATACTGGAATGTGTAGTacaaaaaaaggttaaaaacatTGTTCCCAGTATAACATAAATATAGCAAGTAGAATCAAACACTTCAAACAAAACAATATCCGTAAAATGTTACATTTACATTATTTTACAATCTGGTGTGCAGGCGTGACACACCTAGGCACTACTCCAATGGAGTAGCCTGCAAtatcagaaacccactggcaagaaAGAGGTTAAACGAAACACAGAGGAATGCCCCCTCTTCTCCCTGCTCAAGACCTTGTAAACATTTAAGGCAGTAAATATGCAACCAGCACTAATTGCACTTGGTATATTCAGAGGAAACCAAGTTTGTCTAGAACATGTTTTATGAATAAACTTCTATGTGGTGTAAACGTGGGTcctggaggaggggaaaatgcccccATGACTATGCCCTACAGAATTAACCCTGCTTCGCTCAGGCACTCCGGATCCATATCTATCCTGCAGGTATAAAACTACAAATGATCTCCTAAAAATAAGTCCTTTCCTACAATGTAAACTGAAGCATTTTTTAACCACTGACAGTATCTGAGCTTTGCCTCCAGAAAGGCCCCAGCTTCACAATGTCACTGCCTCTAGGACAATGGCTATCAATGGTGTCACAACAAACAAGACAATGGTCTTTGGTTGGGCCCATGATTCCTCTTCTGGAATTAAGTTTATCAGTAGgcataaaaagagaaactggacataaGCCAAGCTTTAATAAGCCTGGACTTGCTGAGGAAGAAGCTGGCAACCACTGTTAACATGACTCATGACCTTCTGCTTCAGCTGGGCCACCTGTTCCCTCAGCAGGTTCGCAGTAGATGCCAACTCTGTGTTTTGAGTTTTAAGGCTTTTTACTTTCTCCTCCAGTCTGGAGATCCTCTCTAATTTCCTCTTCCTGCATTTAGAAGCTGCTATTCTGTTTCTTAGCCTCTTTCTCTCGGCCTTTATTCTTTCCTGATTGTCCATATCAATTGGAGACATTGGTGGACTGTCTCCAAAACTTGCTACCTCTGGCACAATTTGAGGTTCATCCTTCAGAATGTGTAATCTAGTTGGTGGTGCCACAGACTGCTGTGACAAGCTTGATGGTGGAGGTGGAAATGGAACAGTTTCCGTGCTGTAGTTTACAGTGGTGCCCATTGATCCACTTGAGTAGCTACTGAGATTGGCATACACAGGGGCATCACCGGGTAGGGGAGGCTGGAGATTGGCAACAGCAGGTACAGAGCTCAAATCCACTGCATTTGGCACCCCAACTTGGTTTTGTTTGTGAAGATCTTCCAGTGCTTTCACAAATCCTTCGGCAAACTCCTGCTCTTCGCTGGCCACCTTTGGGTAGATGAATTGGCTGGTGGTTGGTGTGGTAGTGACCAGGCCATTGGACTGAATGATGAGCCTTTCAAGTTCTGGAGAAGCTAGCTTCAAGAGTCCCAGATCAGGGGAGGTCAGCAGGCCATCGGAATCACGTAGAGGCTTCAGGCTGTTTGCTACCTGCTCAGTCAGGTTGAGGTTCAGGTCTTTCTTCATCATGGTGGCTGCAGTGTAGAAGCTGGAAAACTGATGCAAATTCAACACCTCATCATGGTAGAAGGGTATTTCCATTATACCATAGGACAGTATTAGGAAGAGTGTGGGTTCAGCTACTTACACCCCATCCGACCTGTGTTGGTACAAGCTTAAAGCAAAAAAGGGTCTTCAGTAGGCGTGCCTTGAACTCCAAGTGGAAGTTACTTGGGAATTGGCTCCTTTGTTCTTGGAGTGTTAGTTCCCCTTTAAGAGGCAGTCAGCTTTTGTCTACACCACGGGACAGGCGGTGTCCACAGATCAGTTCTGCCAGGTCCTTTACTAGGCGGCACCGCAGGACAGGCGGTGCCCACAGATCAGCTGTAATGGGGTCTTTACCAGGAAGCGACAGGAGATGCCCACAGATCAGCTCTGCCAGGTCCTTTACCAGGTGACACCACGGGACAGGAAGTGCCCACAGATCAGGTCTGCCAGTCTTTTCCAAGTGGCACCACAGGATATGAGGTGCCAAGAGATCAGCTCTGCCAGGTCCTTTACCAGGTGGCACCAAGGGACAGCAGATGCCCACAGATCAGCTCTGACAAAGTCTTTTCCAGGTGGCACCACGTGACAGGAGGTGCCCAGAGATCAGCTCTGCCAGGCTGCACCAGGGAACACTGTGTGCTCACAGATCGGCTCTGCCAAAGTCTTTTCCAGGTGGCACCAGGGGCAGGAGGTGCCCAGAGATCAGCTCTGCCAGGCTGCACCAGGGAACACTCTGTGCTCACAGATCGGCTCTGCCAAAGTCTCTTCTAGGTGGGCAGGCGGTGTCCACAGATCAGCCCTGCCAGGATGACCGGGTAACTTTAGGAGTGGGCGATCCCTGCAGCCCGTCGTCCCCTCGTAGCGATACTTCCGTAGTAATGCTGAGAGGTGCAGCAACTAGCGAGCGATCATTAGCCGCGGCGCCGCCGCCCGCACTTCCTTATATAATGTTCCCGCGGACATTATGTCACTTAGCTGCCTTCTGATTGGCCCGATATGACGTTAGCCGTTCCCTGGTCGAGACTGTGGGCGGGCTGAAGCGTGTAGTGATGCACACTGGGCTGATGTCATTGGTTAACTAATTATCCGCTGAGAGCTCCGCTCGTCCAATACGAAGTCGTCTTCACGTCACGTGTCGCCGACGTCTGCGCTTCACTAGAGCTCCCTGAGCCCGGAGACGTCACAGGTTATTTTTAGACACGTGGACAGGGAGTGGCGCTCGTCAGAGCGGGGACAAGTGAGTGGCTTCCTTTGTGTATGGACTTATATAGAGGGAAGACGCCGCTGTTCTCCTCAGGCAGCCTTCTTATGCCAGTGCTAGCAAGTCGCCATTGTCATGGGCAGTGATAGAAGTTCCGTTCTCTTCCAATTCTCCAGGCCTTTACAAGGAAGCTGTGGCCAGTAATTGGCTGTAGCGGTCACACTGCTAAaatcacctgaccgctgcagccgatcacaGTCTGCTGGAACAGTGACATCACTTCCTGTCTGTGTGCGGCCTGCGCTGGGTCCTAGTGGGTGTCAGTAGGTGAATGTGATTTTTTTACATAGACTCACCCAGGTAATGGTTTCTTtctcctgacaacccctttaagtaaatgaATGTAGGAGAGGTTACCATTATGTAACAGCGTTGTTCCCTTTCAGTAACTGCTGGTCCTTGGCTGCAGGTAAAGGTGCGCTCTCGGTGTCCGGGATTGGTTGTGGTGCTGACAGTAACAGCGGAGAACCAGTTCTGGTGCTGTCACATTGCGTTTTGTGTCCCCGTCGAGGCAGATGTCTGAAATCCCCTGCCAAATGGGGTCTGGACACATGCACCAACGGGGCCATAGAGTAATAGTGACGGCAGAGTGAacgtgagctctgccgtgcactttTTTCAGAGTGTAAACGTACAGGAGGCAGACACTCAGCCGTAGCAGACTGCATTCCTGTGTCTGCCTCCTGTAGGTGTACACTCTGAAAaaagtgcacggcagagctcacgtTCACTCTGccgtcaccattacagtctatggcctggCGTCCGGACTCCGTTTTGTGGGAGACTTTGGGTGTGTTCCCCAACAGGGACacaacacaatgtgaaagcaccctctaGTGAGCTCTGTGGCTCTGATGGGAGCATTCCCTCTACACTGGCATAGCCACTGAGGGCAATGATTGGCTGCACTGTCAACGTGGCATCAGTGCCACAGCTAAGCATTGGAGGAGTCTCGCTGGTGGACCCAGG
This region of Ranitomeya imitator isolate aRanImi1 chromosome 1, aRanImi1.pri, whole genome shotgun sequence genomic DNA includes:
- the JUND gene encoding transcription factor JunD, with protein sequence MEIPFYHDEVLNLHQFSSFYTAATMMKKDLNLNLTEQVANSLKPLRDSDGLLTSPDLGLLKLASPELERLIIQSNGLVTTTPTTSQFIYPKVASEEQEFAEGFVKALEDLHKQNQVGVPNAVDLSSVPAVANLQPPLPGDAPVYANLSSYSSGSMGTTVNYSTETVPFPPPPSSLSQQSVAPPTRLHILKDEPQIVPEVASFGDSPPMSPIDMDNQERIKAERKRLRNRIAASKCRKRKLERISRLEEKVKSLKTQNTELASTANLLREQVAQLKQKVMSHVNSGCQLLPQQVQAY